The following are encoded together in the Novipirellula caenicola genome:
- a CDS encoding TMEM14 family protein produces MDFPVIVTAIYGVFVVFGGVMGYVKAQSKASLIAGGITGGLLLLSAFLIAQGITAGAILGIVVSLLLIGQFGPSLLKKFKVMPNLLVVVLGLITVGVLALSFFQ; encoded by the coding sequence GTGGACTTTCCGGTAATCGTGACAGCAATCTATGGAGTTTTTGTCGTTTTTGGAGGAGTCATGGGCTATGTCAAAGCTCAAAGCAAGGCTTCTTTGATCGCAGGCGGCATCACCGGCGGACTCCTTCTGCTCTCGGCGTTTCTGATTGCCCAAGGCATCACAGCAGGAGCCATTCTAGGGATCGTTGTCTCGCTACTGTTGATTGGCCAGTTCGGCCCCTCGCTGCTGAAGAAGTTCAAGGTAATGCCGAACCTGCTGGTGGTCGTGCTGGGATTGATCACCGTCGGCGTACTCGCGCTGAGCTTTTTCCAATAG